The following coding sequences lie in one Candidatus Babeliales bacterium genomic window:
- a CDS encoding class I SAM-dependent methyltransferase — translation MNKPTLYLSLCTDFFDLDKPKASPEEYAFFRHYIAKSTGPVLEPMCGTGRYLIPYLEEGFDVEGFDASPFMLNALYKKCKQKNLTPRAWEQFLEGLPTTKLYNLIFIPDSSFCLFLNPAHIKMCLQKIYSLLQPGGTFVFDVETVYAIPAKIGLWHGKAYKKTDGTTIISSTLPLGIENSVATVICRYELMDKTEIIKTEMEYFQIKLYYPTEMDALLKQVGFTHIKKIEAYDLNGTPSAQDYTIVYECIK, via the coding sequence ATGAATAAACCAACATTATACCTAAGCCTCTGTACTGATTTTTTTGATCTTGATAAACCAAAAGCCTCGCCAGAAGAATATGCTTTTTTTCGTCATTACATTGCCAAAAGCACTGGTCCTGTTTTGGAGCCAATGTGTGGAACAGGACGCTATCTTATTCCTTATCTTGAAGAAGGATTCGATGTAGAAGGTTTTGATGCATCACCATTTATGCTCAATGCTTTGTACAAAAAATGTAAACAAAAAAATCTTACTCCGCGTGCTTGGGAACAATTTTTGGAAGGCCTGCCAACAACAAAACTGTACAATCTTATTTTTATCCCTGACAGTTCTTTTTGCCTATTCTTAAACCCCGCTCATATCAAAATGTGTTTACAAAAAATATATTCACTCCTGCAACCAGGTGGAACTTTTGTATTCGACGTGGAAACTGTCTACGCAATACCTGCAAAAATTGGCTTATGGCATGGAAAAGCGTACAAAAAAACAGATGGTACAACAATAATTTCTAGCACTTTACCTCTTGGAATAGAAAACAGTGTTGCAACCGTCATTTGCCGCTATGAACTGATGGATAAAACTGAGATTATCAAAACAGAAATGGAATATTTTCAAATCAAACTTTACTATCCAACAGAAATGGATGCACTGCTCAAACAAGTTGGATTTACGCACATTAAAAAAATAGAAGCATACGATCTTAATGGCACTCCATCTGCACAAGATTACACCATTGTGTATGAATGCATAAAATAA
- a CDS encoding UvrD-helicase domain-containing protein, with the protein MRDSFNNFLENNLNPSQQKAVHHEAGPILVVAGAGSGKTRVITARITNLILNKNVSASSIVALTFTNKAANEMKERIASFLGNHDELPFVGTFHSYCVQLLKRYQEYLPNPFFSILDSDDKQKMIQGILQRNGLQKQFTAKNIAHMISQMKNHIDEKSQPAMEYVSHPMLTDVLNAYETEKRSSKCLDFDDLLLETLNLLTRNSVIKNRFQEKIRHVLVDEYQDTNVVQHELLKVMALSDKTLAIDSVCAVGDEDQSIYSWRGATVTNMANFKIVFPGTTIITIEQNYRSVQPILTLANHTIQNNTCRTPKNLWSEKQGSSRIQKLLCLTEYQEARAIAQLLLVAKSKYGLNNVGILYRTHTQSRALEEALLKESIPYRIIGGIQFYERKEIKDLLAYLKIIANPFDRTSFFRIINVPARGLGDKFEEMFYTQWANEPFATWHDIIKHLSADGSLGKAKTTTIEQFAALLQKIEPSTPTSKALENIIVKTEYISYIKNNDEPQEAQTRLDNIKELLDAVNHFESNGITTISAFLDEVALMQDKMSKQNRDAQAVSLMTLHAAKGLEFDLVILPGVEEGIIPTTRSLNSNDAIEEERRLFYVGITRAKEHLLITYTKHRYSYGQMIDQLPSPFLQEIPSHLVPYEDCSYWSITQVNQFFAGWLGTISKKSDIYIPSFAKASSFAKASADATAGEPTQQFHKSTPAKNTVIEQKKPLLASTTWRKNQPVKHAKYGVGTVQEIEEKTSGETHITVRFKTSIKKIVAQFLQRL; encoded by the coding sequence ATGCGCGATTCTTTTAATAATTTTTTAGAAAATAATCTCAATCCGTCACAACAGAAAGCAGTGCATCATGAAGCCGGTCCGATTCTTGTTGTTGCCGGTGCTGGTTCAGGAAAAACGCGCGTTATTACGGCACGCATCACCAACCTAATTCTTAATAAAAATGTTTCTGCCTCATCAATTGTGGCACTTACATTCACCAATAAAGCTGCAAACGAGATGAAAGAACGTATTGCATCTTTTTTAGGAAATCATGACGAGCTTCCTTTTGTTGGAACGTTTCACTCCTATTGCGTACAACTGCTTAAAAGATACCAAGAATATTTACCTAATCCTTTTTTTTCCATCTTAGACAGCGACGATAAGCAAAAAATGATCCAAGGAATTTTACAACGCAACGGGTTACAAAAACAATTTACCGCAAAAAATATAGCTCATATGATTTCGCAGATGAAAAATCATATCGATGAAAAATCTCAACCAGCAATGGAATATGTGTCTCATCCAATGCTCACTGATGTTCTTAATGCATACGAAACAGAAAAAAGAAGTTCTAAGTGTCTTGATTTTGATGATCTGTTGCTTGAAACGCTAAACCTACTTACAAGAAACAGTGTGATTAAAAACAGATTCCAGGAAAAAATTCGCCACGTTTTAGTTGATGAATATCAGGATACTAACGTAGTACAGCATGAACTTTTAAAAGTCATGGCTCTCAGCGATAAAACCCTTGCGATAGATTCTGTCTGTGCTGTGGGTGATGAAGATCAGTCAATTTATTCATGGCGCGGTGCAACAGTAACAAATATGGCCAATTTTAAAATAGTGTTTCCTGGCACTACCATTATCACAATTGAACAAAATTACCGTTCCGTGCAACCCATATTAACATTGGCTAACCATACCATACAGAATAATACCTGCAGAACACCAAAAAATTTATGGTCAGAAAAACAGGGAAGTAGCAGAATACAAAAACTTCTTTGTTTGACTGAGTATCAAGAAGCACGGGCAATTGCACAATTATTGTTAGTAGCAAAGTCGAAATATGGACTCAATAATGTTGGTATACTCTATCGCACTCATACACAGTCACGTGCACTGGAAGAAGCGTTACTCAAAGAATCTATTCCTTACCGCATTATTGGTGGCATTCAATTTTATGAACGTAAAGAAATTAAAGATTTGCTTGCGTACTTAAAAATTATTGCCAATCCATTCGATAGAACATCCTTTTTCCGTATTATCAATGTTCCTGCACGTGGCCTAGGTGATAAATTTGAAGAAATGTTTTACACACAGTGGGCCAATGAACCGTTTGCCACGTGGCATGATATTATTAAACACTTATCTGCAGATGGGAGTCTGGGTAAAGCAAAAACTACAACAATTGAACAATTCGCTGCACTACTGCAAAAAATAGAACCCTCAACACCGACAAGCAAAGCACTTGAGAACATTATTGTAAAAACCGAATATATCAGCTACATCAAAAATAATGATGAACCACAAGAAGCACAAACTCGTCTTGACAACATTAAAGAACTTCTTGATGCAGTAAACCATTTTGAAAGCAATGGCATTACAACTATTTCTGCCTTTCTTGATGAAGTTGCTCTTATGCAAGATAAAATGAGCAAACAAAATAGAGATGCTCAAGCTGTTTCTCTTATGACGCTACATGCAGCAAAAGGATTAGAATTTGACCTAGTAATTTTACCAGGGGTTGAAGAAGGAATAATACCAACAACGCGCTCACTCAATTCCAATGATGCAATTGAAGAAGAACGACGTCTTTTTTATGTGGGCATTACACGAGCAAAAGAACATTTATTAATTACGTACACAAAACACCGTTACTCATATGGTCAAATGATTGACCAATTACCTTCGCCATTTTTACAAGAAATACCATCGCACCTTGTACCGTATGAAGATTGCTCGTACTGGAGTATTACGCAAGTGAATCAATTCTTTGCTGGTTGGTTAGGAACTATATCAAAAAAATCTGATATTTATATTCCCTCCTTCGCTAAAGCTTCCTCCTTCGCCAAGGCTTCGGCGGACGCGACGGCGGGCGAGCCTACACAACAGTTTCATAAATCAACCCCAGCAAAAAACACCGTCATCGAACAAAAAAAGCCTCTTTTAGCATCAACCACCTGGAGAAAAAATCAGCCAGTAAAACATGCAAAATATGGCGTTGGAACTGTTCAAGAGATTGAGGAAAAAACAAGCGGAGAAACACATATCACCGTGCGTTTTAAAACCAGTATAAAAAAAATAGTTGCACAATTCTTGCAGCGGCTGTGA
- the ppa gene encoding inorganic diphosphatase produces MHEINVLIEIPKNSMIKYEVDKKTGMLVVDRFMYTAMAYPFNYGYIPNTLAKDGDPVDVMVISSYPVQAGSIVPSRVIGMLEMEDEAGIDNKIIAVPTKKVDPFYANINDLTDLDDATKNMIKHFFENYKSTEPGKWVKVKNFVGKEEALRDIKDSTL; encoded by the coding sequence ATGCATGAAATTAATGTTTTGATTGAAATCCCTAAAAACTCGATGATCAAATACGAGGTAGATAAAAAAACCGGTATGTTGGTCGTTGACCGTTTTATGTACACAGCAATGGCATATCCCTTTAATTATGGCTATATACCTAATACACTTGCAAAAGATGGTGACCCGGTTGATGTGATGGTTATCTCTTCGTATCCTGTTCAGGCAGGTTCCATTGTGCCATCGCGCGTTATTGGCATGTTAGAAATGGAAGATGAAGCGGGCATTGATAACAAAATTATTGCGGTGCCAACAAAAAAAGTTGATCCATTCTATGCTAATATTAACGATTTAACAGATCTTGATGATGCTACTAAAAATATGATTAAACATTTTTTTGAGAATTATAAGAGTACAGAACCAGGCAAATGGGTTAAAGTTAAAAATTTTGTTGGTAAAGAAGAAGCATTGCGTGATATAAAGGACAGTACTTTATAA
- a CDS encoding MFS transporter, producing the protein MKSWLNRNIIGFCSASFFGDWCHEMGTAILPMFVTQLVGSTYAPFALGSIQGLADAGATVTKLLSGWLADRVPFYKPFLIAGYGIAGIFLALMGTAKTVFAVFVCKIVAWLAKGIREPMRDTWIAKIVPLSFYGRVFGLQRAWDTLGALAGPLTVFFLLRMQFSLPSIFFISIIPSIFSVLSIIFLTSEEKRETSTEHVIHFVDQVKMLPSEFVSFLWIMFTFGLGNFNQALLIYRVQTVLGQEHSFVVATASGVLLYAFFNIIRALSEFGMGTLSDYVNRKALLAVFGFGFFGITTLGFMVQTMHLWVWLIFFGCAGLSAGTVKALEKAHAAYILPEHIRGTGLGLLQSVDGVGDLLSSMVVGFLWMAVAPITGLMYAAILSFTAMVLLLFKK; encoded by the coding sequence ATGAAAAGCTGGTTGAATAGAAATATTATTGGTTTTTGTTCAGCCAGTTTTTTTGGTGATTGGTGCCACGAAATGGGCACTGCCATTTTGCCGATGTTTGTTACACAACTGGTAGGATCAACGTATGCACCATTTGCGCTAGGCTCAATTCAGGGCCTTGCCGATGCTGGAGCTACGGTAACAAAGCTCTTGTCTGGATGGCTTGCTGACAGAGTGCCTTTTTATAAACCATTTTTAATTGCGGGTTATGGCATTGCGGGAATTTTTCTTGCATTAATGGGAACGGCAAAAACAGTTTTTGCCGTTTTTGTATGTAAAATAGTTGCATGGCTGGCAAAGGGAATTAGAGAGCCAATGCGTGATACATGGATTGCAAAAATTGTTCCACTGTCTTTTTATGGACGTGTTTTTGGATTGCAACGAGCATGGGATACGTTGGGTGCATTAGCAGGTCCGCTGACAGTATTTTTTTTATTAAGAATGCAATTTTCATTACCATCAATTTTTTTCATTTCGATTATTCCTAGTATTTTTTCAGTTCTTTCCATTATATTTTTAACTTCTGAAGAGAAGCGGGAAACAAGTACGGAGCATGTGATACACTTTGTTGATCAAGTAAAAATGCTGCCATCAGAATTTGTTTCTTTTCTATGGATAATGTTTACATTTGGGTTGGGTAATTTTAATCAAGCATTGCTTATTTATCGTGTTCAAACAGTTCTTGGACAAGAACATTCATTTGTAGTTGCGACGGCATCAGGAGTTTTGTTGTATGCATTTTTTAATATCATTCGAGCATTGAGTGAATTTGGTATGGGTACGTTGAGTGATTATGTGAACCGCAAGGCATTGTTAGCAGTTTTTGGGTTTGGTTTTTTTGGTATTACCACACTTGGTTTTATGGTGCAAACAATGCATCTTTGGGTTTGGTTAATCTTTTTTGGTTGTGCAGGGTTAAGTGCTGGCACAGTCAAAGCTTTGGAAAAAGCTCATGCGGCCTATATTTTGCCAGAACATATTCGCGGTACAGGATTAGGGTTGTTGCAATCAGTTGATGGTGTTGGAGATCTTTTATCAAGCATGGTTGTTGGTTTTTTGTGGATGGCTGTAGCACCAATAACTGGTCTTATGTATGCGGCGATCCTGAGCTTTACAGCAATGGTACTTTTGCTTTTTAAAAAATAA
- a CDS encoding NUDIX domain-containing protein: MKNIYKLPAYVGIVLKRNTQFLLVQRHNTDWMSGYWNFPGGLLEENETLTTAAARETLEEVGVVVNPSDFTLAHVLHVRANEKNTRDIIGIYFMTEVWQGTPTNKEPHRHSAVAWFDINDLPLHITEHALLAIESVKTGKKYSENGWKNAT; the protein is encoded by the coding sequence ATGAAAAATATATATAAACTACCTGCATATGTCGGAATAGTTCTTAAGAGGAATACGCAATTTTTATTAGTACAACGCCACAACACCGATTGGATGTCTGGTTATTGGAACTTTCCTGGAGGATTGCTCGAAGAAAATGAAACGTTAACAACTGCAGCTGCTCGCGAAACTCTGGAAGAAGTCGGTGTTGTTGTCAATCCATCTGATTTTACTCTTGCACATGTTCTTCATGTACGCGCTAATGAAAAAAATACACGAGATATTATTGGAATATATTTTATGACAGAAGTGTGGCAAGGAACTCCAACAAATAAAGAACCACATCGACATAGTGCTGTGGCATGGTTTGATATTAATGATTTGCCATTACATATAACTGAACATGCACTGTTGGCAATAGAGAGCGTCAAAACAGGTAAAAAATATTCAGAAAATGGTTGGAAAAACGCCACTTAA
- a CDS encoding DUF6165 family protein: MEPTENIILVFIMNILFLTHQTYCQTVTAEISYGELIDKITILNIKSQRIINEEKLKNVRTEFASLQDTCNRYIGSREDIAQLQALLQKINEELWDIEDAIRVKERKQEFDAEFIAIARSVYITNDRRCAVKKQIDVLLGSHLTEEKSYEKLTCN; encoded by the coding sequence ATGGAGCCAACAGAAAATATCATTCTTGTGTTCATTATGAACATACTATTTTTAACCCATCAAACTTACTGCCAAACTGTTACCGCTGAAATTTCTTACGGTGAACTGATTGATAAAATAACTATTCTGAATATTAAATCACAACGTATCATCAATGAAGAAAAACTAAAAAATGTTCGTACCGAATTTGCATCACTACAAGATACATGCAACCGCTATATTGGCAGTCGTGAAGACATCGCACAACTACAAGCATTGTTGCAAAAGATTAATGAGGAACTTTGGGATATTGAAGATGCAATACGCGTTAAAGAACGCAAACAAGAATTTGATGCTGAATTCATTGCAATTGCACGTAGTGTATATATTACCAACGATAGGCGTTGCGCAGTTAAAAAACAAATTGACGTGTTACTCGGATCTCATCTGACTGAAGAAAAATCATATGAGAAACTTACCTGTAACTAA
- a CDS encoding ABC transporter ATP-binding protein — protein sequence MNTVLLKIKNIKKKYDTKEALKGVSLDIYKGEILGLLGVNGAGKTTLSSIIATLHPPTEGDIEIDGKSIYNDVATYRYKIGFCPQRPNLHPELTLEQNLRLSGSYYGMSDEEIASRLKLLIKQFDLEQYLHQKANVLSGGYKQRFMIARALVHNPELVILDEPTVGLDPHIRRQLWQQIRDLKALGVTVILTTHYLDEAEQLSDRVCVLDGGLIKLIDTPDKLKADFKMKNLEDVFIALMDNASHT from the coding sequence ATGAATACTGTTTTGTTGAAGATAAAGAATATCAAAAAGAAGTATGATACCAAAGAAGCACTCAAAGGTGTTTCTCTTGATATTTATAAGGGTGAAATTTTGGGTCTTTTAGGGGTCAATGGTGCGGGTAAAACAACTTTGTCATCTATTATTGCAACGTTGCATCCACCAACAGAAGGCGATATTGAAATTGATGGCAAATCAATTTATAACGATGTTGCAACGTACCGATATAAAATTGGTTTTTGCCCCCAGCGACCAAACTTGCATCCAGAACTTACACTGGAACAAAACTTAAGGCTATCTGGTAGCTACTATGGGATGTCTGATGAAGAGATTGCCTCACGTCTTAAGCTATTAATTAAACAGTTTGATTTGGAGCAGTATTTGCATCAAAAAGCTAATGTGCTTTCTGGTGGCTATAAACAACGCTTTATGATTGCGCGTGCGTTAGTGCACAATCCTGAATTAGTTATTTTGGATGAACCAACAGTAGGATTAGATCCGCATATTAGGCGACAATTGTGGCAGCAAATTAGAGACTTAAAAGCATTGGGAGTGACTGTTATTTTAACAACACATTATCTTGATGAAGCAGAGCAATTGTCAGATCGCGTGTGTGTGTTAGATGGTGGGTTGATCAAGTTGATTGATACTCCGGATAAACTGAAAGCTGATTTTAAGATGAAAAATTTAGAAGATGTATTTATTGCATTGATGGACAATGCATCACATACGTAA